Proteins encoded by one window of Ulvibacter sp. MAR_2010_11:
- the scpA gene encoding methylmalonyl-CoA mutase has translation MSRKNIQHISLQSAEVAKKSAEKTTFLTAEDIPVQKKYVAADVSNLQHLDFVAGIAPNLRGPYATMFVQRPWTIRQYAGFSTAEESNAFYRRNLAGGQKGLSVAFDLATHRGYDSDHERVVGDVGKAGVAIDSVEDMKILFDKIPLDKMSVSMTMNGAVLPIMAFYIVAAEEQGISFDALSGTIQNDILKEFMVRNTYIYPPAPSMKIIGDIFEFTSEKMPKFNSISISGYHMQEAGATCDIELAYTLADGLEYIRTGIAAGMDIDTFAPRLSFFWAIGMNHFMEIAKMRAARMLWAKLVKQFNPKNEKSLTLRTHCQTSGWSLTEQDPFNNVARTCIEAAAAAFGGTQSLHTNALDEAIALPTDFSARIARNTQIYLQQETKITKTVDPWAGSYYVENLTNDIAEKAWKLIQEVEQLGGMTKAIEAGIPKLRIEEAAARKQARIDSGQDIIVGVNKYRLDKEDPLQILDVDNEKVRLSQIERLNSIKSGRNAEKVTQTLSKLTQCAKTGDGNLLALAIEAARERATLGEISDALESVFGRYKAQIKSFSGVYSKEIKKDPSFEKARQMADQFAELEGRRPRIMIAKMGQDGHDRGAKVVATGYADVGFDVDIGPLFQTPAEAAKQAVENDVHILGVSSLAAGHKTLVPQVIEALKKYGRDDIMVIVGGVIPAQDYQFLFDAGAVAVYGPGTKISEAAIEILQILIDSVSE, from the coding sequence ATGAGTAGAAAAAATATCCAACATATAAGCTTACAATCGGCGGAAGTTGCGAAAAAAAGTGCTGAGAAAACTACTTTTTTAACAGCTGAAGATATTCCGGTTCAAAAAAAATATGTCGCAGCCGATGTTTCAAATTTGCAGCATCTCGATTTTGTTGCCGGAATAGCACCCAATCTTCGTGGACCGTATGCTACTATGTTTGTTCAAAGACCCTGGACCATTCGACAGTATGCCGGTTTTTCTACCGCCGAAGAGAGTAATGCTTTTTACAGACGCAATCTGGCCGGCGGCCAAAAAGGATTATCCGTAGCCTTCGATTTGGCGACGCACAGAGGATACGACAGCGATCATGAGCGTGTTGTTGGTGATGTTGGAAAGGCAGGAGTTGCTATAGACAGTGTAGAGGACATGAAAATTTTGTTCGATAAAATTCCGTTAGACAAAATGAGCGTGTCGATGACCATGAATGGGGCCGTTTTACCCATCATGGCTTTTTATATTGTCGCGGCCGAAGAACAGGGGATTTCATTTGACGCGCTTTCAGGAACCATTCAGAATGATATTTTAAAGGAGTTTATGGTTAGGAATACCTACATCTACCCTCCTGCTCCTTCGATGAAAATTATCGGTGATATTTTTGAATTTACATCCGAAAAGATGCCGAAATTCAATTCTATTTCTATCTCCGGATATCATATGCAGGAGGCAGGAGCTACCTGTGATATCGAACTGGCCTACACACTGGCCGATGGTTTGGAATACATACGCACCGGAATAGCAGCCGGAATGGATATAGATACTTTTGCGCCTCGCCTTTCATTTTTCTGGGCTATAGGAATGAATCACTTTATGGAAATTGCCAAAATGAGAGCCGCTCGTATGCTATGGGCCAAACTGGTAAAACAATTCAATCCTAAAAATGAAAAATCATTGACCCTTCGCACCCATTGTCAAACCAGTGGCTGGAGCCTTACCGAACAAGATCCGTTTAACAATGTAGCTCGAACATGTATTGAAGCTGCTGCCGCTGCTTTTGGAGGCACCCAATCTTTACATACCAATGCCCTGGATGAAGCCATTGCACTTCCCACGGATTTCTCGGCTCGTATTGCTCGAAATACACAAATTTACCTGCAGCAGGAAACTAAAATCACTAAAACGGTCGATCCCTGGGCAGGCAGTTACTATGTTGAAAACCTCACAAATGATATCGCCGAAAAAGCATGGAAACTAATTCAGGAAGTTGAACAACTTGGCGGGATGACCAAGGCTATCGAGGCGGGAATTCCAAAACTTCGAATTGAAGAGGCCGCAGCTCGAAAGCAGGCCAGAATTGACAGCGGACAGGACATCATTGTGGGCGTAAACAAATACAGACTCGATAAGGAAGATCCTTTACAAATCCTGGATGTGGACAATGAGAAGGTGCGTTTGTCGCAAATTGAGCGTTTAAATAGTATCAAATCGGGCAGAAATGCTGAAAAAGTAACGCAAACACTTTCAAAATTAACCCAATGTGCCAAAACAGGTGACGGAAATTTACTAGCTTTAGCTATTGAAGCGGCCAGAGAAAGAGCTACTTTGGGAGAAATAAGTGATGCCCTCGAATCGGTTTTCGGGCGGTACAAGGCACAAATCAAATCGTTTAGCGGAGTGTACAGTAAAGAAATAAAAAAAGATCCTTCTTTTGAAAAGGCGAGACAGATGGCCGACCAGTTTGCAGAATTGGAAGGGCGTCGTCCACGCATTATGATTGCCAAAATGGGCCAAGATGGTCATGATCGGGGAGCAAAAGTTGTAGCTACAGGCTACGCCGATGTGGGTTTTGATGTAGATATTGGTCCGTTATTCCAAACCCCCGCCGAAGCTGCCAAACAAGCTGTTGAAAACGACGTACATATTTTAGGAGTTTCTTCCCTCGCGGCTGGCCACAAAACACTGGTGCCTCAGGTTATTGAAGCCTTAAAAAAATACGGCCGTGATGATATTATGGTAATTGTTGGCGGTGTAATTCCCGCACAGGATTATCAGTTTCTGTTCGATGCAGGCGCCGTTGCTGTTTACGGCCCGGGTACGAAAATTAGTGAAGCGGCTATTGAAATTCTTCAAATTTTGATTGATTCGGTTTCAGAATGA
- a CDS encoding methylmalonyl-CoA mutase subunit beta — MSEFLFDEFQPVSAKQWKQKIQYDLKGADYNEALVWQSNEGIHVKPFYHNDDFKEDFSPVPGHPESWKIGQHVFIDDEVIANRIALDTIARGAEAIVFTSEGPFAIEKVFSGFPFEKTTIYFEWRFLSEEFILQLKQFLSAKKASVFYNIDLIGNLTRSGNWFQNMNRDHEILEVLLQKNPSENILSIDTTGYQNSGANIIQQLAYGLAHANEYLNHFQKNPSLKFNFQFAIGSNYFFEIAKIRAFRRIFAVLAKEYSINETCHLTAFPSKRNKTLYDYNVNMLRTTTECMSAVIGGANTICNLPYDAIYHKSNEFGERISRNQLLILKAESYFDAVSNPADGTYYIESLTTELAEKALALFKEIETAGGFLKLLKESTIQRKISESAQKEQQQFDTGDLILVGTNKYQHPKDLMKENLELFPFLKIKNRKTIIQPIIEKRLAEKVEQERLNNE, encoded by the coding sequence ATGAGTGAGTTTTTATTTGATGAATTTCAGCCTGTTTCCGCCAAACAGTGGAAGCAGAAAATACAATACGACTTAAAGGGAGCCGATTATAATGAAGCTCTGGTTTGGCAAAGCAATGAAGGAATTCATGTTAAACCCTTTTATCACAATGACGATTTTAAAGAGGACTTCTCCCCTGTCCCGGGCCATCCCGAATCCTGGAAAATTGGTCAACATGTATTTATAGACGATGAGGTAATCGCAAATCGAATCGCCTTAGATACCATTGCCCGCGGTGCCGAAGCTATTGTATTTACTTCGGAAGGACCCTTTGCTATTGAAAAAGTGTTTTCCGGTTTTCCTTTTGAAAAAACCACAATTTATTTTGAATGGCGCTTTCTTTCCGAAGAATTTATTCTTCAACTAAAGCAATTTCTATCCGCAAAAAAGGCTTCGGTATTTTATAATATCGACCTTATAGGAAATCTTACTCGTTCGGGAAACTGGTTTCAGAACATGAACAGGGACCATGAAATTTTGGAAGTTCTCCTTCAAAAAAATCCTTCCGAAAATATACTGAGTATTGACACCACCGGCTATCAGAACTCAGGAGCCAATATCATACAACAACTTGCCTACGGATTGGCACATGCCAATGAGTATTTAAATCACTTTCAGAAAAACCCTTCCTTAAAATTCAACTTTCAATTTGCAATAGGGAGTAACTATTTTTTTGAAATTGCAAAAATTAGAGCCTTTCGAAGAATATTTGCTGTTTTAGCAAAAGAATACAGTATTAATGAAACCTGTCATCTTACCGCCTTCCCTTCCAAAAGAAATAAAACCTTATACGATTACAATGTGAATATGTTGCGCACCACCACCGAATGTATGAGTGCTGTTATTGGTGGCGCAAATACAATTTGCAACTTGCCTTACGATGCAATTTACCACAAGAGCAACGAATTTGGCGAGCGTATTTCCCGAAATCAGTTGCTTATTTTAAAGGCTGAAAGTTATTTCGATGCCGTTAGCAATCCGGCAGACGGAACCTACTATATAGAAAGCCTTACTACCGAATTAGCCGAAAAAGCCTTAGCACTTTTCAAAGAAATTGAAACAGCCGGCGGATTTCTGAAGCTGTTAAAAGAAAGTACCATTCAGCGAAAAATTTCAGAAAGTGCTCAAAAAGAACAACAGCAATTCGATACCGGAGATTTAATATTGGTGGGCACAAATAAGTACCAACATCCCAAGGATCTCATGAAAGAGAATCTCGAATTATTTCCTTTTCTGAAAATAAAAAACCGCAAAACAATCATACAACCTATTATTGAAAAGCGACTGGCTGAGAAAGTTGAACAAGAAAGATTAAATAATGAATAA
- a CDS encoding septum formation initiator family protein, which translates to MKFSEIIRNKWVKRLGTTYILILLLFIVWMLFFDTNSFLIHKELNDDIDALENNKEFYKEEIKNDKAFIEKMNDSDEIEKFAREKYYLKKENEDIFLIEHEDSLKKKKKDE; encoded by the coding sequence GTGAAGTTTTCTGAGATCATACGAAACAAATGGGTAAAGCGGCTTGGAACGACCTATATTCTTATCCTCCTGCTTTTTATTGTCTGGATGCTATTCTTCGACACCAACTCGTTTTTAATTCATAAAGAATTAAACGACGATATCGACGCGCTCGAAAACAATAAGGAGTTTTACAAAGAGGAAATTAAAAATGACAAAGCCTTTATTGAAAAGATGAATGACAGCGATGAAATTGAAAAATTTGCAAGAGAAAAATACTACCTGAAAAAAGAAAACGAAGATATTTTTTTAATTGAACACGAAGACAGCCTGAAAAAAAAGAAGAAGGATGAGTGA
- the udk gene encoding uridine kinase, translating to MLIIGIAGGTGSGKTTVVQQIIEELPRDEVCVISQDSYYKDTSHLSYEDRVKINFDHPQAIDFSLLVSHLKELRSGKPFEQPVYSFVEHNRTGETVTTYPKKVIIVEGILILTHPEIRDLFDIKVFVHADSDERLIRRLKRDIAERGRDLEEVLNRYQTTLKPMHQQFIEPTKEFADIIIPTNRYNTVAVNLIRTIIHQKLG from the coding sequence ATGCTCATAATTGGCATCGCCGGTGGAACAGGAAGTGGAAAAACAACAGTAGTTCAACAAATTATTGAAGAACTTCCCAGAGATGAGGTGTGTGTAATTTCGCAGGACTCCTACTACAAAGATACCAGCCATTTATCGTATGAAGACAGGGTTAAAATTAATTTTGATCACCCGCAGGCTATCGACTTTTCACTGCTGGTAAGTCATTTGAAGGAATTGCGTAGCGGAAAACCATTCGAACAGCCTGTCTATTCATTTGTAGAACACAATCGAACCGGAGAAACAGTTACTACCTACCCAAAAAAGGTGATCATCGTGGAAGGAATATTAATCCTTACACATCCCGAAATAAGGGATTTATTCGATATCAAAGTATTTGTGCATGCAGATAGCGACGAGCGTCTTATAAGAAGATTAAAGCGAGATATTGCAGAACGGGGCCGAGATCTGGAAGAGGTTTTAAATCGTTATCAAACGACCTTAAAACCCATGCATCAGCAGTTTATAGAACCCACAAAGGAGTTTGCTGATATAATTATTCCTACCAATCGTTACAACACGGTAGCTGTGAATCTAATTAGAACCATTATTCATCAAAAACTGGGATAG
- a CDS encoding cytochrome c: MKKLFYLALISLLFMACNDSTKIKNKVKLGPISVTETPLSELEKSIERGAVVYEDFCMQCHMTNGKGVPGNFPPLAGSNWLTEKRKESIHSVKYGQRGEIQVNGVTYDGIMTPMGLSDAEVADVLNYVMNSWDNKQAKMVTVEEVTAVEK, translated from the coding sequence ATGAAGAAATTATTTTACTTAGCATTGATAAGTCTACTATTTATGGCTTGTAATGATTCAACTAAAATTAAAAATAAGGTAAAACTCGGCCCCATTTCGGTCACCGAAACTCCCCTATCTGAGCTTGAAAAAAGTATTGAACGCGGTGCCGTTGTCTATGAAGACTTCTGTATGCAATGCCATATGACAAACGGAAAAGGTGTTCCCGGAAACTTCCCTCCTCTGGCGGGCTCCAACTGGCTTACGGAGAAAAGAAAAGAGAGTATTCATTCGGTAAAATATGGACAACGAGGCGAAATTCAAGTCAATGGAGTGACCTATGACGGTATTATGACTCCCATGGGATTGAGCGATGCGGAAGTCGCAGATGTTCTCAACTATGTAATGAATTCATGGGATAATAAACAGGCCAAAATGGTGACTGTAGAAGAGGTTACAGCTGTTGAGAAATAA
- a CDS encoding T9SS type A sorting domain-containing protein, protein MLLILLLACGSWSMFGQNSNQSKYGPVLGSTAQVANIGSSNPQIGDCDTTVKHENLDNGLYFGGSINHRIAVDIDVAPQTLLTINTINITAGSYPEPTYFHFKFYKDENGFPGDLISEVTNSAITAMDTLHFIKFEIGYIRDVTIVPETPIELSGDISEKYWMEVSTDAKAWSVSPDASDVIGLPLISSGNNEPWFYWVDLEAQYHLDADCSPILGIGDVTGSRIDIIVYPNPVNDLLTIKAPMDTVETVQLYTLTGQKLIDGQFRNQLDLSEYDAGIYFLQIKLKNGKVIYKRVLK, encoded by the coding sequence ATGTTACTCATACTTTTATTGGCTTGTGGCTCATGGTCAATGTTTGGTCAAAATAGCAACCAGTCAAAGTACGGTCCGGTTTTAGGAAGCACAGCGCAAGTAGCGAATATAGGAAGCAGCAATCCGCAAATTGGAGATTGTGACACTACCGTGAAACATGAGAATTTGGACAACGGTCTTTATTTTGGCGGCTCTATAAATCATCGAATCGCAGTTGATATTGATGTTGCTCCACAGACTTTGCTTACAATTAACACCATTAATATTACGGCAGGAAGTTATCCCGAACCAACCTATTTTCATTTTAAGTTCTATAAGGATGAGAATGGTTTTCCCGGTGATTTAATTAGTGAGGTCACCAATTCGGCCATTACGGCCATGGACACTTTACATTTTATAAAGTTTGAGATTGGATATATAAGAGATGTTACAATAGTGCCGGAGACACCAATTGAGTTAAGCGGTGATATTTCTGAAAAATATTGGATGGAAGTAAGTACAGATGCCAAAGCCTGGAGTGTATCGCCCGATGCTTCAGATGTTATTGGGCTTCCGCTTATTTCCAGTGGAAATAATGAGCCTTGGTTTTATTGGGTGGATCTCGAGGCGCAATACCATCTTGATGCAGACTGTTCACCGATACTTGGAATAGGTGATGTGACCGGAAGTCGAATAGATATAATTGTATATCCCAATCCTGTGAACGATCTATTAACCATAAAAGCTCCGATGGATACAGTGGAAACCGTGCAGTTGTATACTCTTACCGGGCAGAAATTAATAGATGGCCAATTCAGAAATCAATTGGATTTATCTGAATACGACGCCGGGATTTATTTTTTGCAAATAAAATTAAAGAATGGTAAGGTGATATACAAACGAGTTTTAAAGTAA
- a CDS encoding T9SS type A sorting domain-containing protein, translating into MKRIVLFTLLLISHFSKAQTAKDLCSYGIITENSGSGVNIETGGGNWEYAGATDFDVPFGTIFTATQVKMNVVKGSSDLSHLNLTFWTEASGFPFEVIQDFPNLVPISQIEIYEIDPDLSVYEVTIDLPNSVTFERGKYFMQAAGVPGGPGGVWWEITDGLNQSVGVFDYISFDQGITWEGTGYGDYVMTILGDCIESGEEFPYTGAPCEQGDVTNGHEEGADLLTYRVVDDFIVEANTIFTLAHFDLFVMSMGPGINNATIKIRSSINDAPGDVLHTFEQLGPTQEQFFDYWPWSGVPPFIPVLKLYFDFDSPVSLTEGRYFIEIVPHVYATDAFLWEGTSQGGTGGYSYTSFDNGNSWVMNEGYHQVFTVGGYCESLLGVVDNDIENMVIYPLPAEDFISIKGYEDIKSVNIYDLSGKLIGAISQSNGRWDVSTIASGTYLLKIVLENEQTKTFKIVKK; encoded by the coding sequence ATGAAAAGAATAGTACTATTTACCTTATTATTGATATCACATTTTAGCAAAGCACAAACGGCAAAGGATTTGTGTTCTTATGGAATTATAACAGAAAACAGCGGCAGCGGTGTAAACATAGAGACAGGCGGTGGCAACTGGGAATATGCCGGGGCAACCGATTTTGACGTCCCATTTGGGACAATTTTTACGGCGACTCAGGTAAAGATGAACGTAGTTAAGGGGAGCTCCGACCTTTCTCACCTCAATCTAACTTTTTGGACCGAAGCATCAGGTTTTCCATTCGAAGTAATTCAGGATTTTCCAAACCTTGTACCTATAAGTCAGATAGAGATTTATGAAATAGACCCCGATTTGTCAGTATACGAAGTAACTATAGACCTGCCAAATTCGGTAACATTTGAAAGAGGTAAATACTTCATGCAAGCCGCAGGAGTGCCAGGCGGTCCCGGAGGAGTTTGGTGGGAAATAACAGATGGACTCAATCAGTCGGTCGGTGTTTTCGATTACATTTCTTTCGATCAAGGGATTACCTGGGAAGGTACTGGGTATGGAGATTACGTGATGACAATTCTCGGCGATTGCATAGAGAGTGGGGAAGAATTTCCATATACAGGAGCGCCTTGTGAACAAGGTGATGTAACTAATGGCCATGAAGAAGGTGCCGACTTACTCACCTATAGAGTAGTGGATGATTTTATTGTTGAAGCGAATACAATTTTCACCTTAGCCCATTTCGATTTGTTTGTAATGAGTATGGGGCCGGGTATCAATAACGCTACAATTAAAATTAGAAGTTCTATTAACGACGCTCCGGGAGATGTGCTACATACTTTTGAGCAGTTGGGACCTACACAAGAACAATTTTTCGACTATTGGCCTTGGAGTGGTGTTCCACCTTTTATCCCTGTACTGAAACTTTATTTCGATTTCGACTCCCCGGTTTCATTAACTGAAGGGCGTTATTTTATTGAAATAGTTCCGCATGTATATGCAACCGATGCTTTTCTATGGGAGGGAACTTCTCAGGGCGGAACAGGAGGATATTCATACACTTCTTTCGACAATGGAAATTCGTGGGTAATGAATGAGGGTTACCATCAGGTATTTACCGTAGGCGGCTATTGTGAATCACTTTTGGGTGTTGTTGATAATGACATCGAAAACATGGTTATCTATCCCTTACCTGCCGAAGACTTTATATCGATTAAGGGGTATGAGGATATAAAATCGGTAAATATCTACGATTTATCGGGTAAACTTATAGGTGCAATCTCCCAATCTAACGGAAGATGGGATGTTAGTACAATCGCTTCAGGAACCTATTTGCTGAAAATAGTTCTAGAGAATGAACAGACTAAAACCTTTAAGATTGTAAAAAAATAG
- a CDS encoding T9SS type A sorting domain-containing protein, producing the protein MRNRIAIFSLFLFCFTTIKAQFSETEKIVSGNREDRAEYGTGVDIMDGYAIVGAPRETFASGAAYIYEKNGAGEWQLLQTLTAFDPNFGAEYGGTVKISEERVIVSAGRADVDGIFRTGAIYIYENDGSNSWEYTHKIVASDYAQDDKLGMNHTTLDFQGDTIVCGAPGDDNWTGSFYIFEKEGGNWIEKQKVLSPNPSAFDVFGIGVAIYGDYIIAGASEEDGLRGAAHIYKKDSNGDWSHIQKISASDGQPQDYFGNSLAFEGEILVVGAYGSNAYSGSAYIFEMDSNGVWNEVQKIEGTAPIPNAHYSYSMELEGDYLAVGSPHVGTTELGEVHFYKRNSSGVWEMIQHIQATDIALDDYFGWCLALTNNQLIVGAPFEDHDENGENEIDRAGSAYIFQDPSILGGGEYIPVSNMFSLFPVPAINAVTLDSGSNTLSEFQIINELGIRIKQVQGDFTGKTPIDISSLAEGVYILKGTDTKGNSSTQKFIKLK; encoded by the coding sequence ATGAGAAATAGAATAGCAATATTCAGTTTGTTCCTTTTTTGCTTCACAACAATTAAGGCACAATTTAGCGAAACAGAAAAAATTGTTAGCGGCAACCGAGAAGATCGAGCCGAATACGGTACAGGCGTAGATATTATGGATGGATATGCCATAGTGGGAGCACCCAGAGAAACGTTCGCTTCAGGCGCTGCATATATTTATGAGAAAAATGGTGCCGGAGAATGGCAATTACTACAGACGCTTACCGCCTTCGATCCAAATTTCGGAGCTGAATACGGTGGTACTGTAAAGATTTCAGAAGAACGCGTAATTGTTTCAGCGGGCAGAGCCGATGTGGATGGAATTTTCAGAACGGGTGCCATTTATATTTACGAAAATGACGGGTCGAATTCCTGGGAGTACACTCATAAAATAGTGGCCAGTGATTATGCTCAGGATGACAAATTGGGGATGAACCATACCACCTTAGATTTTCAAGGCGATACCATTGTATGTGGTGCTCCCGGTGATGATAATTGGACGGGAAGTTTTTACATCTTTGAAAAGGAGGGCGGAAACTGGATCGAAAAGCAAAAGGTCTTGAGTCCTAATCCCTCGGCGTTTGATGTATTTGGAATTGGTGTCGCTATCTATGGAGATTATATCATAGCCGGTGCCAGTGAAGAAGACGGCTTAAGAGGAGCCGCTCATATATATAAAAAAGATAGCAATGGCGATTGGAGTCACATTCAGAAAATATCGGCTTCCGATGGTCAGCCACAAGACTATTTTGGAAATTCATTGGCTTTCGAGGGAGAAATTCTTGTAGTGGGAGCGTATGGTTCCAATGCATATTCCGGCTCTGCTTATATTTTTGAAATGGATAGCAACGGGGTCTGGAATGAAGTGCAAAAAATTGAAGGCACTGCACCAATTCCAAATGCGCATTATAGCTATTCAATGGAATTGGAAGGGGATTATTTGGCAGTTGGTTCTCCCCATGTTGGCACAACCGAATTAGGTGAAGTGCATTTTTATAAACGTAATTCTTCCGGTGTTTGGGAAATGATTCAGCACATTCAGGCTACAGATATCGCCTTAGACGATTATTTTGGTTGGTGTTTAGCCCTTACTAATAATCAGCTTATTGTGGGAGCCCCTTTCGAAGATCATGACGAGAACGGTGAGAACGAGATAGATCGAGCAGGTTCAGCCTATATCTTTCAGGATCCTTCAATCTTAGGGGGAGGGGAGTATATACCGGTTTCCAATATGTTCAGTTTGTTTCCGGTTCCTGCAATTAATGCTGTTACACTCGATTCAGGCAGTAATACCCTATCCGAATTTCAGATTATCAACGAGCTGGGGATTCGAATAAAGCAGGTTCAGGGCGACTTCACAGGGAAGACTCCAATCGATATTTCATCTTTGGCTGAAGGCGTCTATATTTTGAAAGGCACCGATACCAAAGGAAATTCGAGCACTCAAAAATTTATAAAACTGAAGTAA